Proteins from a genomic interval of Dryobates pubescens isolate bDryPub1 chromosome 7, bDryPub1.pri, whole genome shotgun sequence:
- the COMMD6 gene encoding COMM domain-containing protein 6 isoform X2, giving the protein MRGAMAAGSVVVLARALEALDVGDAADKINLIPQDFFAELCEQIIQHLNHKIPGVNTAELCQRIQTSGIELNVGDLSKIANIVSFLFSTAARNHLSTEELITTLGNAVSALPKHAVQVIRHVWNEQGKSISESEDARNMATVGQFVDLKWKLGVAMSSDACRSLKYPYVMVTLTVADPSGQITDKSFEMTIPQFKNFFRQFKEMAAVLETV; this is encoded by the exons ATGCGCGGTGCTATGGCTGCCGGTTCCGTGGTGGTGCTAGCGCGGGCGCTTGAGGCGCTGG ATGTTGGTGATGCAGCagataaaattaatttaatacCTCAAGACTTTTTCGCAGAACTG TGTGAACAAATAATTCAGCATCTGAACCATAAGATCCCAGGTGTAAATACCGCTGAACTGTGTCAG AGAATTCAAACATCTGGGATTGAGCTTAATGTTGGTGACCTGTCGAAAATAGCTAACATTGTTTCCTTTCTATTTAG CACGGCAGCCAGAAACCATCTCTCTACAGAAGAACTCATCACCACCTTGGGCAATGCAGTCAGCGCGCTGCCTAAACATGCTGTTCAAGTTATCCGTCATGTATGGAACGAGCAGGGCAAATCCATTAGTGAATCAGAAGATGCAAGAAACATGGCCACAGTGGGGCAG TTTGTAGATCTTAAATGGAAACTGGGAGTTGCAATGAGCTCTGATGCCTGTAGGTCTCTGAAGTATCCTTACGTTATGGTGACGCTAACAGTGGCAGATCCTTCAGGACAAATAACAGATAAATCTTTTGAGATGACCATCCCACAGTTCAAG AACTTCTTCAGACAGTTCAAGGAAATGGCAGCCGTTCTTGAAACAGTGTGA
- the COMMD6 gene encoding COMM domain-containing protein 6 isoform X1, translating to MQEDLGILPNEIRWITVGLKRFASDHYCLCFSDVGDAADKINLIPQDFFAELCEQIIQHLNHKIPGVNTAELCQRIQTSGIELNVGDLSKIANIVSFLFSTAARNHLSTEELITTLGNAVSALPKHAVQVIRHVWNEQGKSISESEDARNMATVGQFVDLKWKLGVAMSSDACRSLKYPYVMVTLTVADPSGQITDKSFEMTIPQFKNFFRQFKEMAAVLETV from the exons ATGCAGGAAGACCTAGGAATTCTTCCGAATGAAATTAGATGGATCACTGTAGGACTTAAACGATTTGCTTCTGATCACTACTGCTTGTGTTTTTCAGATGTTGGTGATGCAGCagataaaattaatttaatacCTCAAGACTTTTTCGCAGAACTG TGTGAACAAATAATTCAGCATCTGAACCATAAGATCCCAGGTGTAAATACCGCTGAACTGTGTCAG AGAATTCAAACATCTGGGATTGAGCTTAATGTTGGTGACCTGTCGAAAATAGCTAACATTGTTTCCTTTCTATTTAG CACGGCAGCCAGAAACCATCTCTCTACAGAAGAACTCATCACCACCTTGGGCAATGCAGTCAGCGCGCTGCCTAAACATGCTGTTCAAGTTATCCGTCATGTATGGAACGAGCAGGGCAAATCCATTAGTGAATCAGAAGATGCAAGAAACATGGCCACAGTGGGGCAG TTTGTAGATCTTAAATGGAAACTGGGAGTTGCAATGAGCTCTGATGCCTGTAGGTCTCTGAAGTATCCTTACGTTATGGTGACGCTAACAGTGGCAGATCCTTCAGGACAAATAACAGATAAATCTTTTGAGATGACCATCCCACAGTTCAAG AACTTCTTCAGACAGTTCAAGGAAATGGCAGCCGTTCTTGAAACAGTGTGA